From Antennarius striatus isolate MH-2024 chromosome 9, ASM4005453v1, whole genome shotgun sequence, one genomic window encodes:
- the fzd1 gene encoding frizzled-1: MVSSRRLRVVCFILCINVGIIRVQGQYGGGDRGMSIPEHGFCQPISIPLCTDIAYNETIMPNLLGHSNQEDAGLEVHQFYPLVKVQCSPDLKFFLCSMYAPVCTVLEQALPPCRSLCERARQGCEALMNKFGFQWPDSLACESFPVHGAGELCVGQNMSDRTEPDGPGPYPTERAPPDPSTGQFRCPTSLRVPPYLNYRFLGQENCGAPCEPKRSHGMMYFSEEELKFARIWIGIWSVLCCASTLFTVLTYLVDMKRFSYPERPIVFLSGCYTMVSIAYIAGFLLEDKVVCNDRFDNDIRTVVQGTKKEGCTILFMMLYFFSMASSIWWVILALTWFLAAGMKWGHEAIEANSQYFHLAAWAVPAIKTITILAVGQVDGDVLSGVCFVGINSVDALRGFVLAPLFVYLFIGTSFLLAGFVSLFRIRTIMKHDGTKTEKLEKLMVRIGIFSVLYTVPATIVIACYFYEQAFREQWERTWISQTCKTYAVPCPNHNHPNMSPDFTVYMIKYLMTLIVGITSGFWIWSGKTLNSWRRFYTRLANSKQGETTV; encoded by the coding sequence ATGGTCTCCAGCAGACGCCTTCGTGtggtatgttttattttgtgtataaACGTTGGGATTATTCGAGTGCAGGGGCAGTACGGCGGCGGGGACCGAGGAATGTCCATACCGGAGCACGGGTTTTGCCAGCCGATCTCCATTCCGCTGTGCACGGACATCGCCTACAACGAGACCATCATGCCGAACCTGCTCGGCCACTCCAACCAGGAGGACGCGGGGCTGGAGGTCCACCAGTTCTACCCACTGGTGAAAGTCCAGTGCTCCCCGGACCTGAAGTTCTTCCTGTGCTCCATGTACGCGCCGGTGTGCACGGTGCTGGAGCAGGCGCTGCCGCCCTGCCGCTCTCTCTGTGAGCGGGCTCGGCAGGGCTGCGAGGCGCTCATGAACAAGTTCGGCTTCCAGTGGCCCGACAGCCTGGCCTGCGAGTCGTTCCCGGTCCACGGCGCGGGGGAGCTGTGCGTGGGGCAGAACATGTCTGACCGCACGGAGCCCGACGGGCCGGGGCCCTACCCCACGGAGCGAGCACCCCCAGACCCCTCCACCGGTCAGTTCAGGTGCCCTACTTCCCTCAGGGTGCCCCCCTACCTCAACTATCGCTTCCTCGGACAGGAGAACTGCGGAGCTCCGTGTGAGCCTAAAAGATCTCACGGGATGATGTATTTCAGTGAAGAGGAGCTGAAATTCGCGAGGATTTGGATCGGGATCTGGTCGGTGTTGTGTTGTGCTTCCACTTTATTCACGGTGCTGACCTACCTGGTGGACATGAAGCGTTTCAGCTACCCAGAGAGGCCCATCGTCTTCCTCTCTGGCTGTTACACCATGGTGTCCATTGCCTATATTGCTGGATTTCTACTTGAGGACAAGGTGGTTTGCAACGACAGGTTTGACAACGACATTAGGACAGTGGTGCAGGGCACCAAGAAGGAGGGCTGCACCATCCTCTTCATGATGCTGTACTTCTTCAGCATGGCCAGCTCGATCTGGTGGGTCATCCTGGCTCTCACCTGGTTCCTGGCAGCAGGAATGAAGTGGGGCCATGAGGCCATCGAGGCCAACTCCCAGTACTTTCACCTGGCAGCCTGGGCTGTGCCTGCCATCAAGACCATCACCATCCTGGCTGTGGGGCAGGTGGATGGAGATGTGTTGAGTGGGGTTTGCTTTGTGGGCATCAATAGCGTGGATGCCCTGAGGGGCTTTGTCCTGGCTCCGTTGTTTGTGTACCTGTTCATTGGAACCTCCTTCCTCTTGGCTGGATTTGTGTCCCTATTCCGTATTCGGACCATCATGAAGCACGACGGCACCAAGAcggagaagctggagaagttGATGGTGCGGATAGGGATATTCAGCGTCCTGTACACTGTGCCGGCCACCATCGTCATCGCCTGCTACTTCTACGAGCAGGCCTTCAGAGAGCAGTGGGAGCGGACGTGGATCAGCCAGACTTGCAAGACATATGCCGTGCCGTGTCCGAACCACAACCACCCCAACATGAGTCCTGACTTCACTGTGTACATGATCAAGTATCTCATGACTCTCATTGTGGGGATCACCTCTGGGTTCTGGATCTGGTCTGGGAAGACCCTGAACTCCTGGAGGAGGTTTTACACGAGACTGGCCAACAGTAAGCAGGGCGAGACCACGGTGTAA